From Lagenorhynchus albirostris chromosome 10, mLagAlb1.1, whole genome shotgun sequence, the proteins below share one genomic window:
- the EIF1B gene encoding eukaryotic translation initiation factor 1b → MSTIQNLQSFDPFADATKGDDLLPAGTEDYIHIRIQQRNGRKTLTTVQGIADDYDKKKLVKAFKKKFACNGTVIEHPEYGEVIQLQGDQRKNICQFLLEVGIVKEEQLKVHGF, encoded by the exons ATGTCCACTATCCAGAACCTCCAATCTTTCG ACCCCTTTGCTGATGCAACTAAGGGTGACGACTTACTCCCGGCAGGGACTGAGGATTACATTCATATAAGAATCCAGCAACGGAACGGCAGAAAGACACTGACTACTGTTCAGGGCATTGCAGATGATTATGACAAGAAGAAACTTGTGAAAGCTTTCAAAAAG AAATTTGCCTGTAATGGTACTGTGATTGAACATCCTGAATACGGAGAGGTTATTCAGCTTCAAGGTgaccaaagaaaaaacatttgccAGTTTCTCTTGGAG gTTGGCATTGTCAAGGAGGAACAGCTTAAGGTTCATGGATTCTAA